In the genome of Arabidopsis thaliana chromosome 4, partial sequence, the window tattttcaggaaaccaaaaaaaaaggtgaatcCAGGCAAAATTGAAGGTACTTTAACAGAGAAGCGATCAGTATTTATAAATCCTACCTGTTCAACGTTGCGTTCCAGTTTAGGAGACAGAACTCTGATGCGTTCTAGACGCTCAACAGCTTCTGCTCTGTGACAGTGTCCAACTCTATGGATGTTATAGTTACTCCATGTTCCCTCAGTTCCATCTGATCCTACACTGTCCAAGAAAAAGACGAGCGGTCTCCCACATGGATCCCTCGGATATTCTCTTGTACTGAACATATAGTTGCTTTGGACCCCTGACCCTCTCCTCCATGTAGAAAATGTCTTTTGCAGTGTGAGAAGATCCGGAAGAAGTTTATTTCCTTCATAAACTTGAACCGCGTAACCCCACACAACCGAAACAGTCACTGTGTTCAAAGAATCATAACAAACACTCTGCTGTAAAATCCTCCCGGAATCAAAACTTGCAGCTCCGATAAGATGAGCCACGGATTCTGTCCTGTTCCTTTTTGGAAAAAACGGATCAACTGCATCCAAGTGATGAAGAGATACCAATGGAGATAAAGGGTGCGCACATAGCAGACCAAATATGTTCCCTCTGACATCAATCTATAAAATGAACGCATACATAGTAATACTCAGATTAAACTCTCTAGCAACAAAATCAGTTATAGTAAGGTAAGCAAATCACACTTATCCGGAAAATACTGCAACAGAAAGGAACATACTAACTACACTATTCAATATCAACCACAAAAGACAAGTGATCTATGAACTAAACTTTCCTAATATAGAACTCTCTCagaacttttatttttcaacaatCAGCATCAATGTCACAGTGAACCATCTCAATCTCTATCAGATTGTTGCAACTAATATAGTAAAAACTCCATTCTTTGATTACCTGATGAAATCCAGGTTCATGAGTTAATGTAACACCAAGCTCAGCGACGCAAGAGAAGATCCTAGAATCACTTCCATACATATGTGAATACCTCATCAAACAAGAATCCAAAACCTTAGCTAAAACCTTCGCAAGCGAAGCACTAATAGCaaatccaccaccaccaaacgCCATATCAAACGAATACCTAACATTCTGATCATAAAACTCCGAATTACTTCCGACGTAAAACCACTTCCGGTGATCATACTTAGATAAAACCGTCACCAAATTATCTACAAAGAAGacagtatcatcatcaccgAAAACAAACCACCGCACATCTTTATCTCCTCTATCAACCGTCTCTTTAACAACACGAGCCACACGAATCGCCGATCGGAGACCACCAGGGAAATTATAAGGAAACCTAGAAACGTCTTTAGAGACAATCACAGGAGGAAGAGTTAGATCGGACTCCAATCCACCGCGATCGAGAAACACGACGGCGCGTGTAGATTCAGGAGAGTACCAGAGACGAACGTACGAGCTACGACGGAGCCAAGAGTCGTGAGAAGCGGCGATCGAGAAGAGTAAGTGACGGCGACGAGTGGAGAACACAGATAACGATCGAGCGATTGATGAAATCTGTTCACGGCGGAAATTGGTGCCGTAGGAGAAGATGATGTAgatgatgaaacaaaagatgagTAATAAGAAGATGTTTCTGATGCGAGAAGAAGTTAGCGACGGAGATTTGGCCGGAAAGAGCATTTCCGGCGAAAGAGAATCGAGTCTAGAGAGAGATGAATCAGGTCGTCTCTTACGTCTCGTTTGGttcattttgttgttaacTTTCCTCTtttgaattcttcttctctgcagaTTCGACGACGGTTAAAGTTTCGAAAGTAGTAGGCTAGTAGCACAACGAAGCAGTCACTTTCAGTGAATAGACTTGGTCATTCGGGTTTACAGGTCGGGTTTTCGGGTAGTTTCGGTCCGGATCTAGCTTTCGGACCTACTTGATGAGACCGAGGTTAGGTGTTGTGTTGTGTCATGTGTATCATATTTTATGGTTATGGGCTTGACATATGAGTTTTAGTTGGAGGGATTTGGATATTATACTCGGCCCATTAAATTATTTAGCTGATATAAACTCATTTGGGCTCAATATGTCAAGCCCAATAACATACGGATTTGGATACTAAAACTCATTTGTCAACTTAgctaactatattttttttttttgctaagaatgTAAATATTCATTATCACAATGAAAATTTCGGTTACACAATAAAGGGTAACCAAATCATGGTTCCATGgcaaaaaaaggataaaaagcATGGAAGCATACAACATTCTTGAACCTAATCCTCGATTCTTGTTAAAGAAGTTGATTGGGAACAAGATAAGATGAATCCCTAAAGTGAGCTAGGAGAGGAAACCCAACGAAGACAAATAAGTGAAGCTCACGAAACCCCCAAAACAAGATGGCAGCCCTTTCAACGGGAATCCGAGCACATCAGGGAGCTCCGGAATTGCCGAGCCAAAAGTGTTAGGCAATGCTTACTCACTCTAACGAGTCCCACTTGGAAACGGAAGCTTAGAATCTTGCAACATCTTAACCACAAAGAGCCATACTAACACCACCAATCGCAAAGAGCAAAACAGAGACTTCAACAAAATCTTCGCAAGATTACACATAGACACAAATCTGATGTGGTTGAGCTTAGGTAATAACATAAGTGACAAGAGGAGACAGATAAACTTGAACGCAACAAAGAGGACTCAAGAGAGACATGCCATGGAAATGCACGGAGATGGTATAGGCAGCGACGGGCCGTCCACAAACCCATGGTCAAGCGTAGCCCTCAAATCCATCCTAGACGAAACTCACCAGAACCTACAGAGGCAAAACTAGTCTCGGACTAAAACCAGTCCACAAACAAAGTAACCACCTTTGGCTTGGGAAATGGAAAGAGGAAGCTTGCAAGCAGCTAGAGAAGCCAGCTCTAACAACCAGCCACAACACAAAGCACCAAAAAGAGACCAACTTCCCCGGTGCAAACTAAAAGAGAGGATCAGAATCGCCGGAGCTGAGACCTCAGCACTACAAGCTACACCTAAAACAGCAACACACAAACAGAGCCTCCAAACAAACCGGAGTAATGCGAGGAGACAGGGACACAAACGACTTCCAAAACTAAGCGGGAGTAAAGCGCACAGATCGCAGAATCTCTAGATCCGAAACGCTAACTCGTCAAATCGCCGACGAGAAGGAAGCCAAACCACTGAGTGGAGCCACTGGGGGGCCTCTCCCGGTCACGGCGAAGAGCACCGATGACCGGAGAAACAAAGGCGGCGTAGATCTAGGTTTTGCGAAAGGTAAAGGGTTGAAGGAAAAGTCGTCCGCGAGTGGATGCCACGCACGTcgacttcttcttttgatgataTTAGCTAACTATATTGGAAGTATAGAACCTATAAAGAATATTTCTCGAATGTAATTTAACAGTTAAGggttaattagttaaaattagAATTCAAAGAGTGAGAAGTTTCGAATAGTTGCGGTGGTTAGGACGGACAAATCCTTTTACGATTTAAACcgttttttgtttaccatTCATAAGCTATAATCCGTAGTAGTATGGATTGAGAAAATAGAACAAGTCTGCATCGGACTAACTATGTACTgcttttacatataaaaaaacttggtCTGTGGTTGTTTGTTGTCTGCTTCAAAAATAAAGTGATATGTTTCGTTAGCGGTTTAGTTCACTTTTTTCATTGCATTCattcaaaacctaaaacatAAACTGTGAAACGCATAAAGTTTTTATTCGTGAAATTTTTTGGTCATTCTGATGATAAATTTGGTCGAATCATcattaaatatatcatttaaacGTCATTAAATTAACGATGAATTAACTAAGTGTTTACCAACTAATTATCAACGATAATTTTATCAGtatatcataaatttgttATGTATACGTTACCATTTCGAGTTTAAATGGTGATAATAGTCGAGATGGACATATTCATCAACGGTTTAGTATGTTCTATTTTTACTGCAGACAATAAACTGTCGCGTCGCAGACCAACTCTATTTGTATGTTAAAGCGGTTCGTAGCTAGTTCACAAcaaactttttaagaaaaaaatctctgCTTACAATACAcaatttataaatagtaaataaaaattcagCTCAGTCTACAAAGAGATTTGACGGCATTAACCGCTGCAACCATTAGGGGATATTCAACTTTGACAGTTTCGGAGGATGTACGTCTCctagaaaataagaaattaattattttaatcgTTAAAAGAAATTACTTTAATCATGAACCATGCAAGTGaagttcctttttttttccttttgcgAGCAAACTcgtaataaaatataaagttaaaatagTTAACCACCACACACACAATGACACGAAGACACCCAATAACGTAGAGACTGTCCCGACCCgatattcaatatatttctGAATGCTCACATAGTCACATAATCTTTAATAATTGTAATCAGTGGGACATTGATTCTCTAACCACTTCTTCGGCGATGAATTTTTCTAGACTAAACGAGTAACTAGTTAATAGTAAAATTTAGAGTAATTGGCTGCACTGCACCCATGGCCATCATGAGTCACCTAAATTACATTAAATTGAAtgtatctctctttcttcatcttcttcaacgcTTCATTCCACACTCGTAGATTTTCTTGACTCTTGTATCAATTCAGATTAAGAAAAAGGTACATTTCTTTGGTAGATGTTATGACTGctcataaatttataaaaacgaacagaaatagttttaaaaaaaaaagaaatattataatctaagtgaaaacatgattgaaaacaaatgataGTATGTTACACAATTTCTCGTTcatatattatctttttaaaacaaaccaaaaacttgCACAGTAGTTTAATGAATAATCACTAATAAATTCatatactattattatatactCCCTTTTTATAGACCACAAAAATGCTATGATTCATGATTCATTCTAGAACGTGATTGTGATATGTGACAATGAGCGAGTCATACTAGTCAACTACTCGAAACTTGTGTATCAAACATGAGGACGAGAGATCGTCTGGTGGAgggaaaataactaaattattgACAATTTGGTCCTCTAGGGACACTCACATCAAACCAATAGGTCAATATTTTTCCACGTGTACAACCAGTTTAATGACAATTTCATAATATCCATTTGCTTTAAATAACAATCATTCCTATATAAACCTAAATCTTGAACAcaagagagacaaagaaagagtAAAGATGTGTAGAGggtttgagaaagaagaagagagaagaagcgaCAATGGAGGATGCCAAAGACTATGCACGGAGAGTCACAAAGCTCCGGTAAGCTGTGAGCTTTGCGGCGAGAACGCCACCGTGTATTGTGAGGCAGACGCAGCTTTCCTTTGTAGGAAATGCGATCGATGGGTCCATTCTGCTAATTTTCTAGCTCGGAGACATCTCCGGCGCGTGATCTGCACGACCTGTCGGAAGCTAACTCGTCGATGTCTTGTCGGTGATAATTTTAATGTTGTTTTACCGGAGATAAGGATGATAGCAAGGATTGAAGAACATAGTAGTGATCACAAAATTCCCTTTGTGTTTCtctgattttatgttttgtttttcgcGTAATTAAGATTAAATATTGGTAGGGTTTTTTCTCTGGAAATGTTCTAAGAATGTATATTTTCATTCTAAAgcttaaaagtaatatatgaACACCTAGAAAACATATTGAtttaatagtaaaataatGCGGTCCCAATAGTAAGCTataagaaatcaagaacaaatctTCCTATGGCAAACATAATCTGCCTTTATTCTTTggctttatttttcttaactagGAAAACAATACAACGTTACAAATTACAATCAAGTGAAATGGAAGGTGGAGAGTGGtccaaaacacaaagaagatatatttttctatgattAACATGTAATTGAGATTAAGGAGCTATAAGTAGGAAAGAGTCAACgactcttgttttgttttttggtttctgattttgtcTGATCGTCTCGTAGCTGTATGCCTAATTAATGCCTGTATGACCGGTAGGTTTTGTGGTTGCATCAAAAAACAGTGGAAATTCTCTAGTAAAAAGAGCAactttcagttttttttttttttaatctccaTTTTGGAATCACCTTTGCGATGATTTTAAGTCTTTGTAGTTTGATCTTGTATACTTTCTCAAGAAGagaattttatgttttttttttgttacttctCCGACAAGAAACTGTTAATCCCGTGGATGGAGTCAGATTATTCTTTAGTTCCGCAGTGAAGATTCACTAGTTCACATCACCAGTGACGGATCATACTCAAAAGTTTCTCCAGATTTTACAAATCTCCCTTTGACCCGTTTTCTCGTATCAGCTCTGGCTTTGCGTGATGCATATCTTATTTGCTTCCCAAACCTAGAAGAAATTGGTACCACAAATATCAATGAGATTATGTTTTAAAAGCATGATAATGACTCTGATTATGTGTCTCAAAAACTTACATGCgctttgatttcttttgtttgtatctCTTTTTAGCCTCATCCCttaattttggattaaaaCTAACTTCAACATTCGATTCCCATGGCGAATCTCCTATGAGAAACCCTGGTGAAATTCCGCAATCTTGGTAATCAGTCGCATTGCTTTCTCCTGTGAGGTTAGACATCGAAAGTGACATGTTCGGTACAACGTTCCCGGATAAAGTAGGAAGCAGTAATGAAGGAAGGCCAATGTTATTCTCTTCCTTAAAAGAATCCTCGTACTCGTAACATTTGGTATTGTCAAGTGATGAACATCCGATTATATCATTGCTTGCGTTGAAATTCAACGGCGCATCATCTAAGTTTATCCCTTCGCATAGATCCAAACCAGAACATTCCTGCATATAGAACGgaatataaatgaaaaacattcttctttatcataaatgaaacattttgatatattactTAAACAACACGTCACCTCTTCTATCACTTTTGGAAGATTAGATTCCAtaggaaagaaagaagaatagtCTTTAAGGTTCTGAGTTTGTGTAACCACGGAAGTTGATGAACCATTCCAATCGTCTAATTCCTGGAGCAGGGTATCAGAAAATGGAGAGACCAAACTTGTGACAGAAGGTTCTAAAGTTGAAGACCAGATCTTGCCGAAATCTGATGGAGAAGGACAATCAGAGTAAGGGTTCAGACTCTGAAGTCTGTGTCCTAAACCAGTGCAGTTACTAGCGGTCCACTGACATCCTTGGCAAAGAGAAACATTTTCGTTCATACAGTGTACTGCCGTGGGTTGTAAGGAACATTTCTCGCAGAGTAGAGATCGCGTGTGTCTTTGAGACAGAGGATTCGCTGAGTGTACATTAACGTCACAGTTTAAACAAAGTTTAGCCGAATCAGATTTGCAGTAGATTAATGCTTTTTCGGTTCCACAAAAGTCACATCGAGCCTCCATACTTCTTCGAAGACAAAACTCCAAAGAAATAACGATTTCTCAATCCCAATCGCTACACACACCTAAAATCCTATAGCATAGAAGGATCGTgagacaaaaacagaacattcagagatcaaacaaaattacGATTCATTATAGGTTCATGTATCTTTTTAATGTGTGACTGTGACTGTGACTAATACATGGTTGTGTTTGAATGTTAGAGAAACACTCACAAACTAAGAAAATGTGGATTCTCGAGACCGAATCAGTACTAAAATCACAATGTCTAGAAACTCATAACCAGTTAATTACAGAGTTTTTTCTAAACAAGAGTATAACAATAATCGTGtaaaattgtttatgtttCAGGGTTCCAGAGATTAGAAGCTTTACAAGGGTGTGTGAGAGTCCAGTGAGAAGGAGATGagaaagaacagagaagaaaaggttttgctctgtttttatccTGTGTGGGGTCCACCTTGTTAAGCGGGTTTGCCACGCGGGGTATCTTTTGTCACGTGTGGTTTTATTGTTCCTTAGATTTTGTTGATGTCATAATGTGGTTGACCATACAATTcggagtttttgtttgattctttagGTACTTTCTGTGGCTCGCAAGAATTTCGAgaattgttaataaaaaaacgtGTAAATGTCATTAATTTTGAACAcgtttttcttgttattcaaAACATCCGAGTAATAAGACTAGTTCGAAGCAATTTATTCCGAGTGTTGGTTTAATGGATCTAGGAGTTTGCAGCATACTAGTCCGGTTTCATTAACCTGTGGTTATGGATAGTTATTGTATCTATTTCTCACTAATTTTACTAAGTGTGTTTTCACAACTTAAAATATGAGATGTTAGAAGCACTTAAATGATTGAAATTCTAGTGAGCGATCATGTtttaagagagaaaacttTGTGACAACGATTGATATTCGTTTACGATTTTTTACCAGCCTCAGTAAAAAGGCTAAATGTACTATTTTTGAAACATCTCCCAATGCATTCCATGCCAAAAAAGGCTAAATGTACTTGTAAACAATTCAACAGACAGTAACTGCTGGCATTAGCTGAAAAGGTCGCTCATGGCATGACCAGTCTGGTTGTCATTGTTTGTTTGCCAAAAGATTTCATTAGATGTCCAAAAAGCAGCTCATTCGACCAAACAATTGTTTCCTGATAAGtcaattgttttgttaatcaattCTATAGGAACGCTAAATCCATTATTCGTCCAAAAATCAGCTCATAgttttcaattgttttgttaacCACTTATTTTGCAAAAGTAGTGAAGAAAACATAACATTTAAACACACCAATTGTTTTCATAAAGCCCTTCCACCAACTGAAAATCAAAGAATAACTAGCTAATCTCTTCCGGTAttaaaaaagaggaaaaacaaaaccaattgaTATAATGTGCGAGGCATTTCCAGGATCAAAAGGCAtggaaaaaagcaaaaagatcAGGATATACCACAACCAATATAGCGTCACAAGCCATTATACCTGAAGGAACTGTTTTTATCCTTCAGAATTGGTAATGGACGccaatacaaaaacaaaaaacactaaaactcTTTCTTCAATAGGGcaaaatttttgataaaaaatgcTCAGTGGAAGGAGAAGTCGTTTTAAAGGAGAGCTCACGGTAAACCCACTGCTCTTCTCACACTCTTCGTGCTTTCATCTCATcattgcatcatcatcatcaaacccATAACAGTaatccaacaaaacaaaacaaaaaacattgaaagaaCAAATAAGCTTCAGTGTGTGTAACAAATTCAGTtcattgattcaaaaacctcACTGAAATCCGCTaagataattgtttttatcatcatcagcttTATAACCCAAAACAAGTACATACAAACATCAATCAAACCTATTAACAATAATCCAACTAAACAAAAGccaaacattaaaaaaaaaaaaaagcctcaGTGTGTGTAACAAATTCAGATCATTGATTGAAAAACCTCACTGAAATCCGCTAAGATAATTGTTTTCTATCATCATAAGCTTATAAGTGGAAAAAcatcaaccaacaaaaaaaaacaataacagagAAATTTGTCTTCAAACCAATCAAAAGATAAGATTTTGGGTGAAAGGGGAATTAATACTCAGACAGCCAAGGGTTAATCTTCAACTTCTGGGAGAAGAATCCCAGATCTGAAACTCTAGTCCACAATACTCTTGTATCATCACCATATTCAACCCCTTCCACATCCCATAAAACTAAGACATCACAAATCTCTTTCACAAAAACCTTAAATATCACCAATTTcaacatatatacacaaacgAAAATAGTCACAGACCTAACCCTAAAATCACCTAACATATCATTCAGacatgaaaagaaagagagttcCTATGATTTGCATTAGACGAAACCTTATAAATACACAGACACAGCAGACAATTAGGGTTTACTTCGGTCGGCGGCTACCATATCTATTTTAGGTTCTCGGCCCAATTATACTAAATGGGCCAGCTTTCGTGACCCAACAAACAACttacatttattttactttattaaCACATTCACTTTACAAACCCAATCAACGAAAAGtccaaaaacgtaaaaacagaaatgaagaagattgagCTCGTGTTCATACCTTCGCCGGGAATCGGCCATCTCCGGCCAACCGTGAAGCTAGCAAAGCAACTCATCGGAAGCGAAGAACATTTTTTCAATCACCGTAATCATCATCCCTTCTAGAAACGACGCCGGTGATGCAACCGCCTATATCGCATCCCTCGTTGCAGAGTCTCAAGATCGCCTCCGCTACGAACCCATCTCCGTCGAAAAACAACCACCAACCGCAAATCTTGAGCCGTCTCAAGTCTACatcgagaaacaaaaaccacaaGTGAGAGACACCGTCTCCAGAATCATCAATCCAACAAGAAAACTCGCCGGATTCGTGGTGGACATGTTCTGTTCTTCAATGATCGATATAGCTAACGAATTTGGAGTTCCTTGTTATATGATCTACACATCAAACGCTACGTTTTTGGGAATCACACTTCACGTTCAAGAAATGTACGACGACAAAAAGTATGACGTCAGCGATTTGGATGAGTCAGTCAACGAATTGGAGTTTCCTTGTTTGACTCGTCCTTATCCAGTGAAGTGCCTTCCTCATATCCTTAGTTCAAAAGATTGGTTACCTTTTTTTGCAGCTCAAGGTAGGTCTTTCCGGAAGATGAAAGGTATTTTGGTAAATACAGTTGCTGAGCTTGAGCCTCACGCTTTGAAGATGTTTAACAATGTTGATCTTCCTCAAGCTTATCCTGTTGGACCAGTGTTGCATCTTGATAACGGCGATGACGACGATGAAAAGAGATTGGAGGTTTTGCGGTGGCTTGATGATCAACCGCCtaaatctgttttgtttctctgttttggaaGTATGGGAGGTTTCACTGAGGAACAAACTAGAGAGGTAGCTGTGGCGTTAAACCGAAGTGGTCACCGGTTTCTTTGGTCTCTCCGTCGTGCATCGCCGAATATAATGATGGAACGTCCCGGAGATTATAAGAATCTTGAGGAGGTTTTACCGGACGGGTTCTTGGAACGGACTTTGGATAGAGGGAAAGTGATTGGATGGGCTCCACAAGTGGCGGTGTTAGAGAAGCCGGCGATAGGAGGGTTTGTTACTCATTGTGGGTGGAACTCTATGTTAGAGAGCTTGTGGTTTGGTGTTCCGATGGTGACGTGGCCGCTTTACGCGGAGCAGAAGGTTAACGCGTTTGAGATGGTGGAGGAGCTGGGATTGGCGGTGGAGATACGTAAGTGCATTAGTGGAGATTTGTTGTTGATCGGAGAGATGGAGATAGTGACGGCGGAGGATATAGAGAGAGCTATAAGGTGTGTGATGGAGCAGGATAGTGATGTAAGGAGTCGAGTGAAGGAGATGGCGGAGAAGTGTCACGTGGCGTTGATGGACGGTGGATCTTCCAAGACGGCTTTGCAAAAGTTTATTCAAGACGTGATAGAGAATGTTGCTTAAATTGGATAGAGAGACTCGCATGGAATTCCAGACTCGCATGTTGAGAGTTCACTATGAGATCGATGACTCAGGTCCATGTGTTATTATGTATGTTATGtcgttttcgtttttctttttttgttggaatttgTATACGTTGTGTACTTGTGTTTGTGtgtctttttaaaatgtttacgTAATAAAATGTGATacagaaattttgtttcacaaaaaacATCGGATTCTCagcacaaaaaagaaacatcagATTCTTTTATTCAAATTCATTTGGTTACAAAATTTGACTATATAATTCGttagtttattaatatttatcaaacaaaaaaagattaatcaTTAGAGCATCCACATTCGTCATTTTTTTGGATGTCTTTAAATATAAACttagtaaaaaatataaaacaaattaagagtgtctttaatttttgatttgtgtttttagGAAGACATTTGAGACACCAGAGGAGATGtctttgattttaatattaatctATACTAAAGACACATATCAAAAGCTATGCAACGAGGATGCTCTTAAGCTTTATTGTGGATTGCTTTTACAGCATTTAGAATTAGGATGATGGATTTGACTTTGCTAATCTTTATTGTGAATTGCTATTACAAATGTGAATAGGAATAAtaattgttataattttaagaACCAAACCCATATGGCTATAGTAGACTAAAAGCATTATTATTAGTTGTCTCTTATATTAGTTCTTAGGATAAGAATATCTCATTTtaactcttatataagagataaaatgataaaatgtctcttatataagagttaAAATGAGTATAAGagataaaatgataaaatatctcttatataagagttaaaatgataaaataactACTTTTCAGTAGATTGGTAAactggttaaaaaaaaaaaaaaaaaaaatcaatagatgGTTAGTCATGGTCCATTAATTCAGATCAATAGGAGTATAAATTCGTCAAACTTTGTTCATACCAAAACCAGAATTGCATATAGAGTTCAACAACATAAGCTTGATGGTTGCTGTGTTTCAAATCATTCACAGTTATGTTTTCTAGctcaaatttaaattgtttttgagcAATAATTTGAAGCTGAGGGTTGACTATATAAGATATCGGTGACTCAGTTACCAAGTGTTTATGTAGTTACATTTGTAGAATTTGGCACATCAAAAGGTTTATTCTGTATCTGCTACTAGTTCTATTCTATATTCCGTTGTGTGGACGGATGACAAACTTTTGtactacaaaaaagaaaacatttttctattttaagtATTTGTTATGGTTTCTACCATTGTTAACAAATTCTATTGatatttaacacaaaaaaaaaaaaaaaaaaaaaactctattgatacaagtttttatttttggttacatGTGTTTGTTAGACGCACCACACCAtcgtactttttttttttttcttcacaccATCGTACTTATTATCACTTTATGACACAAATTCAAGAAACGCGACATACATTACATCAACTAAAGAACTTACACATAGACATAGTTTGACcccaagaaaaacacacatacaCCTATCGTAGTATTATGGGACAAATTCATGAAATTTTGTGACATGACATACATAAACAGTCACTCGTATCTCAGAGTCAACCTGTGATTTTCCATCTTCCTACCATCAGACAACATTCTCTGTCACGTCTTGAATAAACTTTTGCAAAGCCACCTGCGAGGATCCACCGTCCATCGACGCCACGTGACACTTCTCAGCCATCTCCTTCACTCTATTCCTAACCTCACTATCATTCTCCATCACACACCTGACCGCTCTCTCTATATCCACCGTCGTGACTATCTCCATCCCTCCGACCAACATATCTCCTCTAAAGAACTTCCGTATCTGAACCGCCAATCCCAACTCCTCCACCATCGCAAAGGCGCTTATCTTCTGCTCTGCGTAAAGCGGCCACGTCACCACtgttaaacattttcaaaGCATGAGGTTCAAGCTCAGCAACTGTATTTACCAATATACCTTTCATCTTTCGAAAACATCTAGCTTGAGCTAGAAAGAAAGCTAACCAATCCTTGGAAGTGAAGAAATCAGGAAGACATTTCACAGGGTAAGGACGAGTCAAAAATGGAAACTCCAACTCGTTGACCGAGTCTTCCAACTCGCTTACGTCATACTTCTTCTCGTCGAACATTCGTTGAATATGAAGTGTGATTCCCAAACACGTAGCGTTTGATGTGTATACCATATAACACGGAACTCCAAATTCGTTAACTACATCGATCATCGATGAACAGAACATGTCCACCACGAATCCGGCTACTCGCGGCGAGTCAACTCCTGTTGAATGGAAGATT includes:
- the BBX9 gene encoding B-box type zinc finger protein with CCT domain-containing protein (B-box type zinc finger protein with CCT domain; FUNCTIONS IN: sequence-specific DNA binding transcription factor activity, zinc ion binding; LOCATED IN: intracellular; EXPRESSED IN: petal, leaf whorl, flower; EXPRESSED DURING: 4 anthesis, petal differentiation and expansion stage; CONTAINS InterPro DOMAIN/s: CCT domain (InterPro:IPR010402), Zinc finger, B-box (InterPro:IPR000315); BEST Arabidopsis thaliana protein match is: B-box type zinc finger protein with CCT domain (TAIR:AT3G21880.1); Has 30201 Blast hits to 17322 proteins in 780 species: Archae - 12; Bacteria - 1396; Metazoa - 17338; Fungi - 3422; Plants - 5037; Viruses - 0; Other Eukaryotes - 2996 (source: NCBI BLink).); this encodes MEARCDFCGTEKALIYCKSDSAKLCLNCDVNVHSANPLSQRHTRSLLCEKCSLQPTAVHCMNENVSLCQGCQWTASNCTGLGHRLQSLNPYSDCPSPSDFGKIWSSTLEPSVTSLVSPFSDTLLQELDDWNGSSTSVVTQTQNLKDYSSFFPMESNLPKVIEEECSGLDLCEGINLDDAPLNFNASNDIIGCSSLDNTKCYEYEDSFKEENNIGLPSLLLPTLSGNVVPNMSLSMSNLTGESNATDYQDCGISPGFLIGDSPWESNVEVSFNPKLRDEAKKRYKQKKSKRMFGKQIRYASRKARADTRKRVKGRFVKSGETFEYDPSLVM
- a CDS encoding UDP-Glycosyltransferase superfamily protein (UDP-Glycosyltransferase superfamily protein; FUNCTIONS IN: UDP-glycosyltransferase activity, transferase activity, transferring glycosyl groups; INVOLVED IN: metabolic process; LOCATED IN: cellular_component unknown; EXPRESSED IN: 20 plant structures; EXPRESSED DURING: 12 growth stages; CONTAINS InterPro DOMAIN/s: UDP-glucuronosyl/UDP-glucosyltransferase (InterPro:IPR002213); BEST Arabidopsis thaliana protein match is: UDP-glucosyl transferase 71B5 (TAIR:AT4G15280.1); Has 7322 Blast hits to 7283 proteins in 449 species: Archae - 0; Bacteria - 472; Metazoa - 1888; Fungi - 30; Plants - 4859; Viruses - 20; Other Eukaryotes - 53 (source: NCBI BLink).) — protein: MFCSSMIDIANEFGVPCYMIYTSNATFLGITLHVQEMYDDKKYDVSDLDESVNELEFPCLTRPYPVKCLPHILSSKDWLPFFAAQGRSFRKMKGILVNTVAELEPHALKMFNNVDLPQAYPVGPVLHLDNGDDDDEKRLEVLRWLDDQPPKSVLFLCFGSMGGFTEEQTREVAVALNRSGHRFLWSLRRASPNIMMERPGDYKNLEEVLPDGFLERTLDRGKVIGWAPQVAVLEKPAIGGFVTHCGWNSMLESLWFGVPMVTWPLYAEQKVNAFEMVEELGLAVEIRKCISGDLLLIGEMEIVTAEDIERAIRCVMEQDSDVRSRVKEMAEKCHVALMDGGSSKTALQKFIQDVIENVA